A stretch of Hypomesus transpacificus isolate Combined female chromosome 7, fHypTra1, whole genome shotgun sequence DNA encodes these proteins:
- the LOC124469496 gene encoding toll-like receptor 2, with product MSSLIWKTVFTLLLFGHYTATGRETGFEMCVTSRKGIKDLSNQNLTKIPSNLPKNIEYLDVSGNKILHIDGAPFVGLSHLCLLKATFCGLKLIAPNAFDHTPGIKVLNISHNSLSVIPDLSLPQLNILDLTRNIYESCQLPITFQNLTNLFFLALGSNNAISVNIDDFDWLRNKSLKHLTLETGNKWQGYDSGSLARLKSLEEITLTVSYCEQGDIYKSILVDLNETQTARLTIVRLLSQHCNVSGDPFENFKTMRFIRNLTIVDTWIDSSVMVKLMNNVILSKLQQVAFVNITYNEDTPDGFQLPSINHTRNLQSLIFNGVHHYQYRYPIINVSLDNLSNLLYLKFSGTGMNISPCNLISDLPLLETLDVSDNLLDDTGFWWPSCSYTSVFPKLTHLSLSHNRFENLAFISAKTRQMKALQSLDLSFNSIQIHDKCRWPAHLTRLSLRHNNLGNDVFKYLSPHLEWIDLSKTGITIITREALLPFPRLTHLLLSYNSIKVLPVNIHAPKLLTLHVDENAITSISKENFGAFPKLQALKAGNNPFSCTCDSYWLVNYLNKSMLTDWPLDYVCNFPPSLTGLPLDRYVPGEVSCQMWLQATIAIPVTFVIIGILGLTFHVCDGVWYTKMLWVWIRVKRRGRKKADRLKNVSFRYHAFVSYSNKDSSWVDSQLVPSLEGVGLSLCIHERDFVPGEWIMDNIINSLEASYKTLFVLSKSFVQSEWCNYELVFAQHKEISVHQDSLVFIVLEPIPPESLPKKFLKLRNLLRKQTYLEWPKDECKRYFFWSSIKSMLQTGDRNMVLKDVAEGIADTLPLLIDEV from the coding sequence atgtCTTCTCTTATTTGGAAAACTGTCTTCACATTGCTTCTGTTTGGCCACTACACGGccacaggaagagagactggATTTGAGATGTGTGTCACGTCAAGAAAAGGAATAAAAGACCTCTCAAATCAAAACCTTACCAAGATTCCTTCAAATTTACCAAAAAACATTGAATATTTAGATGTCTCTGGTAACAAAATATTACACATTGATGGAGCTCCATTTGTTGGATTATCTCACCTTTGTTTACTGAAGGCAACTTTCTGTGGTCTCAAACTAATAGCTCCAAATGCATTTGACCACACACCTGGGATCAAGGTCCTGAACATTTCACACAACTCTTTGTCAGTCATTCCCGATCTGTCTTTGCCCCAACTCAACATCCTCGATTTGACGAGGAACATCTATGAAAGCTGCCAACTACCAATCACCTTTCAAAACCTAACAAACTTGTTCTTCCTTGCCTTAGGGAGCAATAATGCTATTTCTGTGAATAtcgacgactttgattggctgagaaACAAATCGTTGAAACATCTCACTTTGGAAACAGGAAACAAGTGGCAGGGATATGACTCTGGCTCTCTTGCAAGGCTCAAGTCACTTGAGGAAATTACCTTAACTGTTTCTTATTGTGAACAGGGTGACATTTACAAGAGCATACTCGtagatttgaatgaaacacaaacagctAGACTAACAATTGTCCGGTTACTTTCTCAACATTGCAATGTCTCTGGTGATCCATTTGAAAACTTTAAAACAATGAGATTCATAAGAAATCTCACAATTGTCGACACTTGGATTGATAGCTCAGTTATGGTTAAATTGATGAATAACGTGATTCTATCAAAGCTGCAGCAGGTGGCATTTGTCAATATCACTTATAATGAAGACACACCAGATGGCTTTCAGTTACCTTCAATAAACCACACGAGGAACTTGCAATCACTCATTTTCAACGGTGTGCACCATTATCAATACAGATACCCAATAATAAATGTGAGTTTAGACAATCTCTCGAACTTGTTGTACTTAAAGTTCTCTGGCACTGGAATGAACATTTCACCATGTAACCTCATATCTGATCTCCCTTTACTGGAAACACTGGATGTTTCGGACAATCTCTTAGATGATACAGGGTTTTGGTGGCCTTCTTGTTCTTATACATCGGTCTTTCCCAAACTGACACACTTGTCTCTGAGCCACAATCGTTTCGAAAATCTAGCCTTCATTTCAGCTAAAACCCGCCAGATGAAAGCCCTTCAATCTCTTGACCTCAGCTTCAACTCCATCCAGATCCACGATAAGTGCAGATGGCCTGCTCACCTGACTCGGTTGAGTCTCAGGCACAACAACCTGGGCAATGATGTTTTCAAATACCTGTCTCCGCACTTGGAGTGGATTGACCTGTCAAAGACAGGCATCACGATCATAACCAGGGAGGCCCTCCTGCCATTCCCTAGACTGACACACCTCCTGCTGAGCTACAACAGTATCAAGGTCCTCCCTGTGAACATCCATGCTCCAAAACTGCTCACTCTACATGTGGATGAAAACGCCATCACCTCCATCTCAAAGGAGAACTTTGGGGCGTTTCCCAAACTACAGGCCCTCAAGGCCGGGAACAATCCATTTAGTTGCACCTGTGACTCTTACTGGCTTGTGAATTACCTGAACAAGTCTATGCTCACTGACTGGCCTTTGGACTATGTATGCAACTTCCCTCCATCACTGACGGGTTTACCATTAGACAGGTATGTGCCTGGCGAGGTATCATGTCAAATGTGGCTTCAAGCAACCATAGCCATTCCTGTGACATTCGTCATCATTGGCATCCTGGGCCTCACCTTCCATGTCTGCGATGGTGTCTGGTACACAAAGATGCTGTGGGTGTGGATCCGAGTGAAACGGAGAGGCAGAAAGAAGGCGGACAGGTTGAAAAACGTGTCTTTTCGCTACCATGCTTTCGTCTCTTACAGCAACAAGGACTCTTCCTGGGTCGACAGCCAGTTGGTGCCATCTCTTGAAGGTGTTGGCCTGTCCCTCTGCATTCACGAGCGTGACTTTGTCCCTGGCGAGTGGATCATGGATAACATCATCAACTCTTTGGAGGCCAGCTACAAGACACTATTTGTGCTCTCCAAAAGCTTTGTCCAAAGTGAGTGGTGCAACTACGAGTTGGTCTTTGCCCAGCATAAGGAAATCAGTGTGCATCAAGACTCCTTAGTCTTTATCGTACTGGAACCAATCCCACCTGAGTCCCTGCCCAAAAAGTTTCTTAAACTGCGAAATTTACTGAGAAAGCAGACATACCTGGAGTGGCCGAAGGATGAGTGTAAGAGGTACTTTTTCTGGTCAAGCATCAAATCAATGTTGCAAACTGGAGACAGAAATATGGTGCTAAAGGATGTAGCTGAAGGCATAGCAGACACCTTACCTCTGCTGATAGATGAAGTTTGA